A stretch of the bacterium genome encodes the following:
- a CDS encoding trimethylamine methyltransferase family protein → MRPTLAVLEQSLLERISDEAFTVLEKSGVLIEDENALARLAKVGMNADPENSRVRMPRALVEKALKDAPSSITLYNRDGDPAATLEEDKVHFVPASSALRVLDRKTQAQRNPTTADFVEYVKMADGLKNIDYLSTAFIPKDIPQDMADAWRLYLVLSHSKRPIVSGAFTSFGVPRMGQIMATFRNDKEDLVKRPMSIFTCCPNTPLRWGEDPISNIMDCAEWGIPIEIVPVLLLGMISPTTTIGAIVQHTAEVLSGLTIAQVVRPGTPVIFGGAPASFHMRLMTNPMTAVEALQMYCGYAQVAKFLKLPCQAYMALSDSKFNDPQAGMETGVGAFLAACAGFNSISGPGMLDYVNCFSLEKLVFDDEVVAHAKRFIRPVEVREDMPASDLIAELVRDKHLLTSEHTLQYWPEELYLPGPMVDRTNWDQWEDQGSHDWRERANQIINELLGSYEVEPLDEKIHTEVQDLFRRTCSDPNVILPSFTEQKV, encoded by the coding sequence ATGAGACCGACCTTAGCCGTACTGGAACAGTCACTGCTCGAACGGATTTCCGATGAAGCTTTCACCGTTCTGGAAAAGAGTGGTGTGCTGATTGAAGATGAAAATGCTTTAGCGCGACTTGCGAAAGTCGGGATGAACGCGGACCCGGAAAACAGTCGCGTTCGCATGCCGCGCGCATTGGTGGAAAAAGCCTTGAAGGATGCGCCTTCATCTATCACGCTCTACAACCGTGATGGAGATCCGGCCGCAACGTTGGAAGAAGACAAAGTGCACTTCGTTCCCGCCTCTTCCGCCTTGCGTGTTCTCGATCGCAAAACTCAAGCTCAGCGTAATCCCACAACCGCTGATTTTGTAGAATACGTGAAAATGGCGGACGGTCTCAAGAATATTGATTACCTTTCGACAGCTTTCATTCCTAAAGACATTCCTCAAGACATGGCCGACGCATGGCGATTGTATCTTGTGCTGTCTCATTCAAAGCGTCCGATTGTCTCCGGCGCATTTACTTCCTTCGGTGTGCCGCGCATGGGCCAGATCATGGCGACGTTTCGAAACGACAAAGAGGACCTCGTGAAACGTCCGATGTCCATTTTCACCTGTTGTCCGAATACCCCACTCAGATGGGGCGAGGATCCGATCTCTAATATCATGGATTGCGCAGAATGGGGCATTCCGATTGAGATCGTTCCTGTTCTTTTGCTCGGCATGATTTCACCCACCACAACGATTGGCGCGATCGTGCAGCACACGGCGGAAGTGCTTTCCGGACTCACCATCGCTCAGGTGGTTCGTCCTGGAACTCCCGTTATTTTTGGCGGCGCGCCTGCATCCTTTCACATGAGACTCATGACAAATCCAATGACTGCTGTGGAAGCGTTGCAAATGTATTGCGGTTACGCGCAGGTTGCGAAGTTCCTGAAACTTCCCTGCCAGGCTTACATGGCTTTGTCCGATTCGAAATTCAACGATCCGCAAGCAGGAATGGAAACGGGAGTTGGAGCGTTTCTCGCCGCATGCGCAGGATTCAATTCGATCTCGGGACCTGGAATGCTCGATTACGTGAACTGTTTCAGTCTGGAAAAACTTGTATTTGATGATGAAGTCGTGGCTCATGCGAAACGATTCATTCGCCCTGTGGAAGTCAGGGAAGATATGCCTGCATCCGACTTAATTGCTGAGCTCGTTCGCGATAAACATCTGCTGACATCCGAACACACCTTGCAATACTGGCCAGAAGAACTCTATTTGCCCGGCCCGATGGTGGATCGAACGAACTGGGATCAGTGGGAAGATCAGGGCTCACACGATTGGCGTGAACGCGCGAATCAAATCATCAATGAACTTCTCGGAAGTTACGAAGTGGAACCGCTCGATGAAAAAATACATACGGAAGTACAGGATCTATTCCGCCGGACCTGCAGCGATCCGAACGTGATTCTACCTTCCTTCACGGAGCAAAAAGTATGA
- a CDS encoding cobalamin-dependent protein (Presence of a B(12) (cobalamin)-binding domain implies dependence on cobalamin itself, in one of its several forms, or in some unusual lineages, dependence on a cobalamin-like analog.) codes for MIDYALMNQLLFEGKHEPVKKMTEDALAAGRPVLEVLEDGLIAGMRVVGEDFKHNRIFVPEVLLAARAMKAGMAVLKPLLTEQKTDTSKASAVIVMGTVKGDLHDIGKNLVGMMAEGAGFTIVDLGTDTSAEKFIAAVKQHNARLVGMSALLTTTMIYMRTVVQKFKEAGLHHIKICIGGAPVSNDYARDIGADGYAADAASAVELFQRLIADQNAAELRGEAAS; via the coding sequence ATGATTGATTACGCTCTGATGAATCAATTGCTTTTTGAGGGCAAGCACGAGCCTGTCAAAAAAATGACAGAAGACGCGCTGGCTGCAGGACGCCCGGTGTTGGAAGTCCTGGAAGATGGTTTGATTGCGGGGATGCGCGTGGTTGGCGAAGATTTCAAACATAATAGGATTTTTGTCCCGGAAGTTCTACTGGCTGCTCGGGCAATGAAGGCGGGGATGGCGGTTCTCAAACCTTTGCTGACCGAACAAAAAACTGACACATCCAAGGCATCCGCGGTGATTGTCATGGGAACTGTGAAGGGCGATCTTCATGACATCGGAAAAAACCTGGTTGGCATGATGGCAGAGGGCGCCGGATTTACCATCGTAGATTTAGGCACGGACACCTCTGCTGAAAAGTTTATTGCTGCGGTGAAGCAACACAACGCGCGATTGGTCGGCATGAGTGCGCTTTTGACCACTACGATGATTTACATGCGCACGGTGGTTCAAAAATTCAAAGAAGCAGGACTCCATCACATCAAGATTTGCATCGGAGGCGCCCCGGTAAGCAATGATTATGCGCGCGACATCGGAGCCGATGGATACGCAGCCGATGCAGCAAGCGCGGTTGAGCTTTTCCAGCGATTGATTGCGGATCAGAATGCCGCAGAACTTCGCGGAGAAGCAGCTTCGTGA